Sequence from the Nocardia brasiliensis genome:
ACCAGCCCGGCCATCCGCCGCCGCACCGTGTCCGCGTCGAGCGAGCGCGCGTCGACCTCGAAGCCGAGCTGGATCCGCCCGCCCGACAGCGGCGTCACGGTGAGCCCCAGGTCCTCGGGCGGGCCACCGGCCACATTCCGCAAAGTGCCGACGGCACCGGCGAAGTCGAGGGCGACGTCGAACGCCTTGAGGTTGATGCCGATGCCGTGCAGCAGCGCGCCGGTCTGCGCGGCGCCGAACTCGCGCGCCAGGTTCTCGCCGCGGTAGCGCTGATGGGCGCGCAGCCCGCGCAGGGCCTCGGCGACCCGCCTGCTCAACGCGCCGATGCGGTCGTGGCCGGACACGGCCAGCCGCAGCGGCAGCACGTTGACCGCCATGGACGGGGTGGTCAGGGCGGTGCGCCCGACCCGGGCCATCACCGGAAGCGCGATCACCACGTCGGTCTCGCCGAGCAGCCGGTGCACGAATCCCGCGTAGCAGCCGACCAATACGTCCGCCCAGGTGGTGCCGGTCGCCTCGGCCACCGCACCGATCGCGGCCATGGCATCGGCGTCCAGCACGGCGCGCGCCTGATGCGTCAGCTCCGCGGGACCGTCCGGCCGGCCGCCCCGCCCGTCCAGCGACGGCAGCGGGGTGAGCAGATCGCGCCAGTACGCGCGGTCCTTTTCGAACTCGGGGCCCGCCAGATACGCGGCGTCCTCGGCGACCAGCGTCGCCATCGCGCCCCAGCGCACCGGCGCGACGGTGGTACCGCGCACCAGCGCGGTGTAGTGCGCGGCGACCCGGCGCGACACCAGCGCCGCACTGTAGCCGTCGATGATCAGGTGGTGGTACAGCTGGATACACCACACCTCGGTGTCCGACAGGCGCAACAGGGTGTAGTTGAACAGTTGCCGGTCGACCATCCCCCGGCACGCCCGCGCGGCCCGCACCCGCTCCGCCTCGACCGCCAGATGCGCGGCGGCCGTCGGGTCCGCCTCCCCGCGCAGGTCGACGACAGGGCGCAGCTGCGCGGGGGCATTGGTGATCCGTTGCCGCGGCCCGTCCGGTCCCTCGCTGAAACGCAAACGCATGGTGTCGGATTCGGCGACGGTGCGGCGGATCGCGGTGTCAAGCAGATCGAGATCGATGGGCTCCGGTCCGGCGATCTCGAGCACCTCGCCGACCAGATAGCCGAGCGTGTCGGGATCGAGGCGTTGGGCGTTCCAGATCCCGAGTTGCGCTCCGGTCAAAGCAAGTTCAGCGTGCCCGTCCACCGCCGGGAGATCCGTCACAACCCATCCTCAATCTCTAGCCACACACGTTCAACGCCTGCCGCATACGAGACTCGGCGGCAGGCGGGTAAAGCCGAAACCGACGACCGCCGTTATCCGGCGTCGGCCTCGTGGTCCTCGTCGAAGTCCGCGTGCCCGCGCTTCCAGTAGGCCGTGACATCGGAATCACCGGGCTTGGCGCGCAACACTTCTCGTACCCAGCGACGCAGCGGGCGCACCACGCCCGCCTCGGCGGCGATCCAGGCGTAGATCCGTTCGCCCTCGGGCAGGGCCACCGCGCGGACCGCGCGCTCGAGCAGGTCCGAACACCCCGGCGCGACATCGCCCCGGTACAACCAGTGCACCTCGACACCGGCGGGCGCGCTCAGCTCGATCTGCTCCGACTCGTCGGTCACCTCGATGAAGGCCCAGCCCGCCGCGTCGGCGGGCAGCGCCTCCAGCCAGCGGGCGATCGCGGGCAGCGCGGTGATGTCCCCCGCCATCAGGTACCGGTCGTAGGTGAACGGCACCACCAGTCCGCCGGGCGGACCCGCGATGTACACCCGCGTCCCCGGCGTCGCCGCCGCGGCCCACTCGGCCGCGTGACCACCGGGATGCAGCGCGAAGTCGATATCGAGCTCACCGGCCGTCGCGTCGTAGCGCCGCACCGTGTACTCGCGTGAAATCGGCAGCGGGCGCGGCCATTTCAGGGCCAGATCGACCTGCTCGGGCAGGCGCAGCGTGCCGTCGGGATCGGGGTAGATCAGCCGGACGTGTTCGGTCGGGGCATGACTTTCGAAACCGGCCAGCTCGGGGCCGCCGAAGGTCAATCGCCGCAGCCCGGACCCGACCATCCTGGCGTCGAGCACGGCCACTTCGCGCAGTCCGATCGGGTACGGCACCTTGGCGCCGCCCGCCTCGCCGTCGAGCACCTCGGCGATCCGTTCGAGATGAGCCGCCCGGTTCATGCGAGCGCGCCGATATTCGTCATTGTTGCGACATCCCTTGCGTTCCATGGAGATCCATCGGCCGATCGGGCCGACGTGCACCACCTCCGGCGCAAAGTCTGAGGTTAGCCTAACTTAATATTCGGAGCAACACCAGCGTTTCAGATCGGCCGTAGCGGGCGCTAGCGGGCGTCCTGCAACAGGTGGTCGACCACAAGACGGCCGAGCGTGTAGCCGTTGTCCAGCGCCAGCCGGAACCCGGCGGACTGCTGCTCGATGTGGTCGAGGACGCTCTGCCCCGGATAGGGCTGATCGAAGTTGCTGACGGTGCGCAACGACAGATACCGATCCAGCTTGCCGTGCCGCCGCAGCACCGCGGCGGTGGCGTTGTCCTCCATCTGCGTCGTGCAGTAGACGCCGCGGCCCTCGGTGCGCACGCCCATGATGTGGCGCGCGGTGTCGGAGAGCTGTTTGCCGGAGTACCAGTCGTCACCGGTCATGGTGTCGCACATGGCGACCGCGGGCGTACGCCCTTCCTGCCCCGGGAATTGCGCGCGCTCGGCGGCGGCCTCGGGGCTGTCGGCGAGCGCGGCGTGTTCGGTCAACCGGAACGCGGTCTCCACCAGCGACTCGTTCAAGTGGTAGGCGGCGGTGTCGTAGTTCTCGACGGGCCGGTAGCCGTACGGCAGATCCGGCGCCTCCGCGGGCACGAGGTGGTTACCGAGATCGAAGTCCACCACCCAGCGTGCCCAGGCGGCGCCGCCGAGCGTGCCCTGGTCCGGCGGCGCGCCCGCGGTGCCGACGGTGAGGAAGTAGGCATCGCGGAAATCGAGCTTCGGGCTGTCCAGCAGCGCCATCATGGTCGATGCGGCATTGGTCTTGCCCTGCCCGGTCTGCGCGACGCAGAGGCCGGTGTCGTTGCAGCGCACCGGCTTGTACGCGGTGGGCAGGTCCACGGTGACCGGCAACGTTTCGCGTTGCAACCACGGCTCGGTCTCCGGGTCGAACATGGTGATCACCAGCACCCCGACCTTGACCGGCTTCGCCTCGTCCGAGCCCGCGCATCCGGCGAGCGACGCGGCGAGGGCGAACACGATGCAGGCGACGACCCAGCGACGGAGCGGCATCGGATGATCCTATGTTATTCCGGCACCGCATCGGGGCCGCCCGCCGCGCAGCACACCGATGAACCGGCCCGAGCACCGATGCGATCCAGGCCGAGCGCCGTGCCGCTCACCCCGCCCATGTAGGTTGGTCGGCAGGTTTCTCTTGTGGCACATGCGGCACCACCGGGCCCACCGACCTGCGGTTACGGTGCGCCCACCGCATCGAGCGAACTAGGCGCGCAGGTGCCGACAGTCGGTTGAGCGCGGCCGGGTCCGCGCCGAGTGAAAGGCCAAGCAGCATGACGTCATCGGCGGGATCGAACGCACGCGCCCACATCGGGGTCACCGGCCTCGCGGTGATGGGAAGCAATATCGCGCGCAACTTCGCCCGTCACGGACACACCGTGGCACTGCACAACCGCAGCATCGCCAAGACCGACGCGTTGCTCGCGGCGCACGGTGCCGAGGGCGATTTCGTGCGCACCGAGACGATCGAGGAGTTCGTCGGCGCGCTGCAGCGGCCGCGCCGCGTGCTGATCATGGTCAAGGCAGGCGCACCCACCGACGCGGTGATCGAGGAGCTCGCCGCCGCGATGGACGAGGGCGACATCATCATCGACGGCGGCAACGCGCTGTTCACCGACACCATCCGCCGGGAGAAGGCGCTGCGTGAGCGCGGCCTGCACTTCGTCGGCGCCGGCATCTCCGGCGGCGAAGAGGGCGCGCTGAACGGCCCCGCCATCATGCCGGGCGGGCCGAAGGAGTCCTACGAAACGCTCGGTCCGCTGCTGGAGTCGATCGCCGCCCAGGTGGACGGGACGCCCTGCTGCACCCACATCGGGCCGGACGGCTCTGGTCACTTCGTGAAGATGGTGCACAACGGCATCGAGTACGCCGACATGCAGCTCATCGGCGAGGCCTACCACCTGCTGCGCGACGCGCTCGGCTTGGGCGCCGAGCAGATCGCCGACGTCTTCACCGGCTGGAACCAGGGCGAGCTGGAAAGCTACCTGGTCGAGATCACCGCCGAGGTGCTGAACCAGACCGACGCCAAGACCGGCACCCCGCTCGTCGACGTCATCCTCGACGCCGCCGAGCAGAAGGGCACCGGCCGCTGGACCGTCAAGGCGGCGCTGGATCTCGGGGTGCCGGTGACCGGCATCGCCGAGGCGGTCTTCGCGCGCGCCCTCTCCGGCGCCGCCGCACAGCGCGCGGCCGCGGGTGGTCTCGCCGCCGGGCAGCTGGCCGCCAAGCCCACCGACGTCGAGCAGTTCACCGCCGACATCGAAAGCGCGCTCTACGCCTCCAAAGTGGTGGCCTACGCCCAGGGCTTCGACCAGATCGCCGCCGCCAGTGTCGAATACGACTGGAACCTGAAGCCGGGCGATCTCGCGACCATCTGGCGCGGCGGCTGCATCATCCGCGCCCGCTTCCTCAACCGCATCAAGGACGCCTACGACACCAACCCCCAGCTGCCCAGCCTGATCCTCGATCCGTTCTTCCAGTCGGCCATCGAGAACGCCATCGACAGCTGGCGGCGGGTGGTGGCCACCGCGGTGCGGCTCGGCATCCCCGTGCCCGCCTTCGCCTCCTCGCTCGCCTACTACGACGGCCTGCGCGCCAAGCGTCTGCCCGCCGCGCTCACCCAGGCACAGCGGGACTACTTCGGCGCGCACACCTACGAGCGCATCGACATGCCGGGCAAGTTCCACACCCTGTGGAGCGGCGACCGCAGCGAGGTCGCGGCCGACTGATCCCGCATCCGCACCCCGGCCACGCGGCCGGGGTGCGTTGGCGATGGAAACGAATCTCAAAGGATTTGAACGGCAGGTTCCACATCACGGTGTCCTTGCCGGCGCGGATGCGGTCCTCGCGGCGGGCGCGGCGGCGGTGGCGCAGTTCCGATCCGGGGGTTGGCCGCGGCGGGTATTGGTGACGAAGGCGGTCAACCGCAGCCCGTCGACGTCGGTGAATCGCAGCTGCGCGCCGGGGTGTGGGCGTTCCTTGCGCACGATAGTCGCATCTCGGCGGGCCAGCCGAAAAGATCGACCAGACCGGTGATCTCGGCGAACCAGGCGTCCTCGTGCACGTGCCCGTCGGCGTCGTAGGCCGGGGTCCGCACCTTCTTCGGTACCTTGTCGACTGCTTCGACGAGGGTGTCGGTGAGGGCGAACCCGTGTGAGTACTGCACCGCCCTTTGTGGCAGTAGTCCACGAATTCGTGGCTGCCGCCACCGGGGTCGGTGCGCACCAGCACTTGACGGCCAACGCGCCACGATGGCTGCCACGGCAGCTGGGTGAGTGCTTGGGCGAGAACGGTTTTGTGGTCGGCGGCGGTGTTGGAGCCGGAATGCCGGGGCGCAGCAGGATCGCGGCGGGCTCACCGGTGCCATCGGGTCCGTGGTCGATGAACGCGCACAACGGATGGAACCAAGTCCTTTTTCCAGGTCGGGTGGCGTTCTCCTTCTCGGAATGGGCGTCGAGCAGGGTGGCGTCCAGATCGATGATCAACGGATTCTCGGCGTCGATCCCGTGATCGGGGGTCGTGGGCTCCGGCGGGTTTCCATACCGCAGCCCGCGCCTGGCCGCGAGCTTTGGCTATGGCGGACAACGCTTTCGGCGCATCGGCGGCCCGCGTCGTGATCAGTCGTGACACGGTTGGATCGGAGGCGACCTGACCGAACATCACCGAACATCCCCAGCTGAGTACGCAACAGCGACACATCCGCCGCGCAGTCGGCTCCGGCCGCGACCGCGATCGCCAAATCCAGCACGATCTTGCCCGGATTATGCGACGCCATGGGCTTGCGCCACGGCGCCAACGCTTCCGACAAGCCTTGACCAGGCCGATCTTCTCCGCGGTCCGCACCAACAGCAGCGTCCCGGCCTGCGCCACCAACCCCGACCCCGCTCACGCTGTGATGCCCATCGCCGCCAGCGCGGCCGCGGGTTCCGGCATCGAGACAGTGACCATTCGACCGCTGGTCAAGGTCAAACGCAACGCAGGGCCCCAAGTCGGGGTCAGGAACCAACCGCGTTTACGCGTCCAGTACACACCCAAGCGACTCCAAAACGTGACCGGCACATCGATGATCTCGGCGCGGGCGATGCTCGCTCGGGCAACGGAAACGCGAGGAAAGCCAAAGGCACTTAAAATCACCGTCAGGCCACCGGGCCCCACGCTGACACGCTGGCTGGTCCCGATTATCACCCTCACTAACACGATGATCCAGAGCGCGGTGAAAAGAACCCTCAGTACCGCAGAATGTAACACCGAACTGACGAAGATCGCGGAAACGAAACCTATGACATAGATCCACAACATCGGCCAATTGGTGACGCGGCAGGTGTAGACCATCGCAGCGGGCATCACATCAACTCCTCGATCAAGCCGAGCACCTCGGCCTTGCTGTAACCATTCACGCGCGCGGACTCGATCAACTGGTGAACGGCCTGCTCCACCGGCGCCGAGGTGGGGGCAGTCGCGGTGACCCGAACGCCACGCCCACGTCGGAAATCCACGACCCCCTCCTCCCGCAGCCGCCGATACGCCGCCAGTACCGTATTACGATCGACAGCCAACGCGTGCGCCAATTCCGTTGCGGGCGGGAGCTGTTCGTTGACCACCAACTCCCCGGCGGTGACCGCACGCCGGACGCAAGCCGCGATCTGGTCTTGCAGCGACACCCTGGAAGACTGATCAATACGCCACAACATGGTGCCAATAAGACTAGCACTACTTCCGGAATCTGGCGACGCCAACGGCACGGTGCGAGCACCCCTGATGACGCCGTTATCAAAGACCCTCACACCCAATTCGCGTAGTGCCGTGGGGGTCATGAGCGGGCACTGCCGGTGGCCTATGACGCTCGGCGTCCAGTGATCCTTCGAGTGCCCGCACGCACCGATGCGGAATGAACGGGTCGCGGCATGCGGGCGCACTGCTTGGGGGACGACCTCTTCACCGGACGCCCTAGCACTCTCACTGCAGCTTCAACGCTGGGGCCCTGGAGTCCACAGAGGCCAACCGGGGGGTCTATATATATCCGAGGAACCGTCCTTGTTTTTGCCCAGTACAATCGCGCCAACCTGAATCCCGACTAGTGCAGCGGCTATCCCCGTCGGTATCGCCGCCGCCGGATTGACCGCAGCCAAAAGGCCAAGTACTGACATACTTAACAGCCCCCCGCCCTCCAGTTTGCTAACAATCCCGGACTCCAGGTGCAGATGTTCGAAGATCAAAACTCTCTCATAGTAGCTGCCGTCGCCGAATTCCCACCGTGACGAACCGATCTCGTCACCTCGCTCGCTGCCAGATGGTTGAGTACCGAATATTTCGCCGATCATCGCTCCGATTTCAGCGACCGCGGACACCACATCCTGTATGGCACGCTCGATATCTTGTTGGGCCGTCGTGCCCGTGAGGTCGAAGGTGTTGATGGGGTCGGCGTTGACGTAGTCATAGCTGTTCGCGGATCCTCCAAGGACTGGGTCTACCTGAAGGAATCGACCAAGGATGGGCAAGTAGGTGCGTGCGCCCATTTCCAGTGCTTGCTGGCTGGCGACGTGCTCGACCGGGACTGTGTTTTGGCCGAGCCACCCGAAGTCCATGCCGCCCTCGGCAGTGGCTGGTTCCGGGATGTCGCCGAAGGCGCCGGTGGCCGGGTCGATGTTTCGACCGTATGGGTCATATAAGCGGATGGCGCCGGTACGGACGGCGGCTCCATCTGTGGTGAACAGGATGTCGCCGTGGATGTTGGGATAGGACCAGTTGGTTGCCTTGTCCTGGCTGTAGTTCTTGGTAAATACCGCCCCACCAGGCAGTTTCAGTACTCGTTGGCGAAGGTTGCTTGAGCTGTCGAGAATGAGATCGGGGCCACCTTCGTCGGAAGTGAAACCGTAACGGGTGACTTGTGCGGGGTTGCTACCGTCTTTGACCGTCCGCGCCACGATGCGGTCGTCGACCCCGCGCGTGTAGGTGACCTTGCGGCCAGCGGCTGTACTGGTGGATACGTGCCGAAGAGTGGAATCGTAACCAAGGGTGTCAGTGCCGACCATGGTTGCGTTGCCATAGCTGTCGTAGGTGAACGACAGGTCAGTGGCGCCTGTGGTGGACAGGAGGCGGTCGGCGTCGTCGTAGCAGTAGTTGGTGGTGACTGCGGGGGCGCCGTTGAAGCTGTCGGTGAAGGAGGTGCGGTTGGTGTTCAATCCCGCCTTCTTGTTCGGCCCACAGCCGTTATCGCCATCGAAACGGAAGGTCAACTGATGGAACGGCACGTTGGCCGCGACCAGGCGTCCCACACCGTCGTAGGTGTAGCTGTAGTCGTACGGTTTGCCGGGATTGGCTGTGTCAGTGACCTTTTCGTCGATGATGCGTTGGTCACGCAATCGGGTGACCGTGCTGGCGAGGGTGGAGCCCGATACCTTCCATGACAGGCCTGTCGTTGAGCCGGCGTCGTTGTGGGTGATCGCGAGGTTGGATCGGTTGCCGTAGACGACCCTGTCCAGGATTCCCGCGTTGTAGCCCGGGGTTGCGACCCGGGCCCCGTCGAGGTCTAGGCCGGTCAGCCGCGACGCGTCGTCCCAGTGGTAGTTCAGGGTGGAGGTAGCCGTCTTGACTGCGGTGGTTTCACTGATCTTGCGACCTGCACCGTCGTAGGTGGTGGTGGTGACCCCGCTTGCGTCGGTGTAGGCCACGGTCTGGCCGAGTAGGTCGATCATGGTGGTGGTCGATCCGCTGTTGTCGCTGACCTTCAGCTTGAGCGGGTTGCCGCCGACAGCATGGTCATATGTGACGGTCCGTGCCGGTTGGTCCCCCATCGCCGGGAACGACTTCTTGACAATGCGTCCGCGGGCGTCATAACTGACGCACGACCAGGGCTCGTTGTTGGTACGAGTGGCAACCATCAAGCCACGAGCGTCGTAGACCGTCTCGATGACATTCGCCGCTCCATCTGAGTTTTTGGCTCCAGTGGCTGTTTTCAGCTGGCCGCCCTGATAGACGGCTGCGGATTTGGCGTCACACGGATTAGCGCGGGATTCGTTGTCGCCGTAGTAGACCGAAGTGCCACGCTTGTCGGGGTTGGCGAGGTCGCCAGCCGGCAGGTTAGCGGCGAGTTCCCGCAGGAACCCCTGACCGGGCTTCTCGAACAACTTGCGGCCCGTCAGGTTGACTCCGCCCGGGTCGCCGGTGGTGGAAACGGCCAGACCGAACACCGGGTCGATCCCGTTTTTCGGGTCTGAAAAGTCGGTCGATATCTTCTTCGAGGGTGCGCGTTCTGAACCGTTATGGCTGATGTTGCTTGTCTCCAACCCGTAACGGGGCTGGAGGTTCTGGCCCGGCACGGTCACTGCGCTACCGGAACCTGGTGGTGTCCAGGTGAAGTCGAGTGCTCCGGTTTTGCCGCCGCGGTTGTAATAGTCGACGCGGATCCGATGCCAGCTGTCGGCGGTCTTGTTCGTGTAGGTGCGCGCGACTGCGGTGCTGCGTTTGTCGGTCCAGCTGTCCACGATCAGCACGTCGTCGATCCACAATCGGGCTCCGTCGACGACGGTGAATCCGAGCTTGTACTCACCGGTCGCGGGGAATTTGACCTCGCCCATGAATCGGCCCGACCAGCCGTCCTTGTTCGCGATCGGCGGGGCCGATCCCCAGTTGCGTTTCAGGGTGCCGTCAGGGCTGCCGACACCGGTGCCCCACTCCTTCGGGACACCCGCGGTGAACGGGTTGTCGTAGAACGCGGACTCCAACCCGACCAGATTCTCGTCATAGCTCTTGCTGACGTGCGGCATGGTTCGAGCGCACTCTGGTTTGGGCAATTGCCCGTTGAAGCAATGCTCGGGGGCCGGACCGTACTCGCTAGACGGGCGATCGGCATGATCGTAGATCACCGTCGAACGCCGACCGGTCGTATCGACCGAGGCTGTCTGCTTGTCTTTGGCGTTCCATTCGGCGCGGACGGTGTCCCCGACGGCGTCGGTCGAGGCGAGCAAGCGTCCGGCATCGTCCCAGGTGACGGTGCGGTCCGGTGGCGAGTTGAGTCCGCCGGTCCCGTCGATGTTGACGATCGATTTCCGGTTGCGTAGGTCGTAGCCGTAGTAGTGGGTGGGCCGCTTTCCCAGGTTGCCGCCATCGGGGGACGGTCCGGTGACAGCGACGGCGCGCAGGCGCTCGGGCACCCCGGGTTCTTCGACGAACTTTTTGTACTGGATTGCCGTGTGTACGAGCGCCTGGGAGGGGAACTGTTGGATCGAAGCCCAGTCGTGGCCCAGGTTGCCGCGGACAAAGCTCAATGGCCCGATACTGGCGAGCAGTTCCTGGCGTTTGATTTCGCTGCTGGTCTCGCGATATTCCTGCTGAACGTCGGCCAGGTTGAGGTAGCTGAAGTCCTGGATGGCCGCGCCCGGGTTCTCGATCCGAGCCAGCACGTTCAGCAGATACCACAACCGTGTTTCGGTGCCATCCCAATAGGTGATGCGGCACAACTGCTGTAAGGGAGCGGAATTGGCGCCCGGCGGTAGCGACGCCCCGCCGTAGCAGGCGTTACTGCCGTCCGTGTTGTAGTACAGCTTGTGCGAGCGGCCCGATACCGGATCGACGATCTCGGTCAGCCGTGACGGGGACCCGTTGTAGCGGTACTGCAACGACGCGGGTCTCTTGCTGTCGAGCACGGTCGAGACTTCGGCGAGGGTGCCGTCGGCATGAAACAGCGACACCACACCGTTCTCCGAAACCGACAGTCGGCCCTTGGTATCGAAGGCCACCACACCATCGCGGCCCGGCGGTGCGCGATAACCACCGGCAGTCTTGGCCCAGCTGTGTTTGCCGCCCGCACCGTCGGTGAGCACCACCGCACCATCGAGCATCGCGGCGTGGCTGTAGGCACTGGCCGGCATCGCCAACGTCCAGCCCGCAGGCAACGGCGCCGGATCAGCGGGATACAGCCACTGTGACGGCACGATCCGCGGCACCAGATTATGTATGCGCAGACTCGGCGCGCCCTGAGTGCTCTTGACCCACAACACCATCGCCGGTGGGTCAGCGGAATGGTGATACAGCTCGACCTTGATCGGCACCCGCTGACCAGCGGCCAACGTCACCTCGTCGTCACGTTTCGGACCAGCCTCGGTAAATTTGTCATGGAAGATGCCCCCGGCCTCAGGGTTGTTGTAGACCAGTCGATCGCCGACCCAGATCTTCGCTCCAGGGGTGTGCGCTCCGGCGAAGCGATAGTCGCCGGCGACCGGGGCCTGGAAGTAGCCCTCCCACCGGATCACGTACCAGTCATCGACCAGCCCGGGCGGCAGCGGGTCCCGGTTGGTCTCGTCATTCCACTTGTTGCCCCAATGCAGATCCACCTGAGATTCGGTGCGCACCAGCACCGGAACGTCACCGGGGACCCCGTTGTGGGCGGGATCGTTGAAATAGGACGCCCGCACACCCCCGGGCGCACTTTGGCGGGAGTTGTAGGCGAACGTCACCCCCGCGTGCCCACCCAACGCCGAGAAAATCGGTCCCGGGGCATCGAAACGGACATTGCCGTTGAACAGGTTCACCGTCACCGGCCCCAGCGAATCGGTCGGGGTCGGACCCGGATCACCCGTGCGCTGATCGATGGTGAAATGACCGACCCAATCCGCCGGTGTCGGTATCTGCGCATCCTTGGCTACGGTCTCGACGGTCCAGGTGTACCGGCCGCCGTTCGCCACCACATTTCGAGGCACCGTCCACTGCGGATCCGGCAGACACCCCGACTGCGCCACACTGCCCGTACGGCCGTCGAAACCGGTCGAGACCTTGAAGCAATACTTCGTGCCCTCCGCAGCACCGGTCACGGCGACCTTCAACATGGGTGTCTCGGAAGCCAGAATGGCGTCATCGGCGGGAGCGACCAGCACCGTCTTCGGGCCCTCCTGTGCCCGCTGCCTCGGACCCACACCAGGACTGTCGACCGTCCCAGCGCGCGCCAACGGCACGAAATCGGCATCGAGCAGAGGGGTATCCGGCTCGAGCTCGAGCTTCGAGGACGGGCTGTCCCCCGAGGCCAACAACGGCACAGCCCGCGGCGTCAACGGAGCCGCCGTACCCGGCGGCGACACCATTATCTGCGCCAACGTCGCGACCAGCAGAACTGACAGCGCCACCGCGCTCGAGCGATACCAATTAGCAGGGAACCAACGCACCGAGGCGTTGCCCTGACGGCGAAGATTCATCACACTCCACAATCCCCGAGCCCATAGACGGGCAGCGTAAATCCGACAGAACAGCAGCAACAGGATCAATCCATTCCAGACGGCATTCGTGATGCCAGAGCTACACGTGCCGCGACTCGCGGCACAGTCGCGGAATTCAGTGCCTTACTTCAAGCTCCCGTTCAGAACTGATTCTCCAATTCACTACCGGGCCAGCATGTTGGAATCGACGTACCGATCAGTCTGCGGCGCACTCGAAATAAACATGCAGTCCATGCCGATTCGACACACCGGGCAGCCACCGACGCAGCAAACAGAAGAGACCGGACGTCAAATAGCCTGATCAGCAGGACATCCCACAGACTCGGCCGTCGTGCCGATCAAGCACGCTCGAAGTGCAGGCGTACAACGTTGCTGCGCAACTGTTTGAAGACCTTTAAGGCGCTATTCATCTATGCACGCTCCCCCGACACGGGATTGACTGATACCGAACGACATTAGGACGAATACCCCGCCCTCCGAATAACGGTACAGTTAGATCAAATGGGGAACCAGCGTCCATGCCGACTGGGGAGCCGGACACAGCAGCCGCGGCGACGTCCGGCGCCCTGGCGCACAGCCACCTACCGTCGGATGCCAAGATAGAACGAACCAGTGTCTCGTGGTTCTGTTTATCTTACAGGGTGATTGGGTGTGG
This genomic interval carries:
- a CDS encoding PA14 domain-containing protein; translation: MNLRRQGNASVRWFPANWYRSSAVALSVLLVATLAQIMVSPPGTAAPLTPRAVPLLASGDSPSSKLELEPDTPLLDADFVPLARAGTVDSPGVGPRQRAQEGPKTVLVAPADDAILASETPMLKVAVTGAAEGTKYCFKVSTGFDGRTGSVAQSGCLPDPQWTVPRNVVANGGRYTWTVETVAKDAQIPTPADWVGHFTIDQRTGDPGPTPTDSLGPVTVNLFNGNVRFDAPGPIFSALGGHAGVTFAYNSRQSAPGGVRASYFNDPAHNGVPGDVPVLVRTESQVDLHWGNKWNDETNRDPLPPGLVDDWYVIRWEGYFQAPVAGDYRFAGAHTPGAKIWVGDRLVYNNPEAGGIFHDKFTEAGPKRDDEVTLAAGQRVPIKVELYHHSADPPAMVLWVKSTQGAPSLRIHNLVPRIVPSQWLYPADPAPLPAGWTLAMPASAYSHAAMLDGAVVLTDGAGGKHSWAKTAGGYRAPPGRDGVVAFDTKGRLSVSENGVVSLFHADGTLAEVSTVLDSKRPASLQYRYNGSPSRLTEIVDPVSGRSHKLYYNTDGSNACYGGASLPPGANSAPLQQLCRITYWDGTETRLWYLLNVLARIENPGAAIQDFSYLNLADVQQEYRETSSEIKRQELLASIGPLSFVRGNLGHDWASIQQFPSQALVHTAIQYKKFVEEPGVPERLRAVAVTGPSPDGGNLGKRPTHYYGYDLRNRKSIVNIDGTGGLNSPPDRTVTWDDAGRLLASTDAVGDTVRAEWNAKDKQTASVDTTGRRSTVIYDHADRPSSEYGPAPEHCFNGQLPKPECARTMPHVSKSYDENLVGLESAFYDNPFTAGVPKEWGTGVGSPDGTLKRNWGSAPPIANKDGWSGRFMGEVKFPATGEYKLGFTVVDGARLWIDDVLIVDSWTDKRSTAVARTYTNKTADSWHRIRVDYYNRGGKTGALDFTWTPPGSGSAVTVPGQNLQPRYGLETSNISHNGSERAPSKKISTDFSDPKNGIDPVFGLAVSTTGDPGGVNLTGRKLFEKPGQGFLRELAANLPAGDLANPDKRGTSVYYGDNESRANPCDAKSAAVYQGGQLKTATGAKNSDGAANVIETVYDARGLMVATRTNNEPWSCVSYDARGRIVKKSFPAMGDQPARTVTYDHAVGGNPLKLKVSDNSGSTTTMIDLLGQTVAYTDASGVTTTTYDGAGRKISETTAVKTATSTLNYHWDDASRLTGLDLDGARVATPGYNAGILDRVVYGNRSNLAITHNDAGSTTGLSWKVSGSTLASTVTRLRDQRIIDEKVTDTANPGKPYDYSYTYDGVGRLVAANVPFHQLTFRFDGDNGCGPNKKAGLNTNRTSFTDSFNGAPAVTTNYCYDDADRLLSTTGATDLSFTYDSYGNATMVGTDTLGYDSTLRHVSTSTAAGRKVTYTRGVDDRIVARTVKDGSNPAQVTRYGFTSDEGGPDLILDSSSNLRQRVLKLPGGAVFTKNYSQDKATNWSYPNIHGDILFTTDGAAVRTGAIRLYDPYGRNIDPATGAFGDIPEPATAEGGMDFGWLGQNTVPVEHVASQQALEMGARTYLPILGRFLQVDPVLGGSANSYDYVNADPINTFDLTGTTAQQDIERAIQDVVSAVAEIGAMIGEIFGTQPSGSERGDEIGSSRWEFGDGSYYERVLIFEHLHLESGIVSKLEGGGLLSMSVLGLLAAVNPAAAIPTGIAAALVGIQVGAIVLGKNKDGSSDIYRPPGWPLWTPGPQR